A single region of the Bos mutus isolate GX-2022 chromosome 17, NWIPB_WYAK_1.1, whole genome shotgun sequence genome encodes:
- the OSBP2 gene encoding oxysterol-binding protein 2 isoform X2, translating to MEDAASFITVTTEPSEDGKAEAGTAGSVEWTADNVLDGASPVPQGPPKVKRRVRIPDKPNYSLNLWSIMKNCIGRELSKIPMPVNFNEPLSMLQRLTEDLEYHRLLDAAARCGSAVEQMCLVAAFSVSSYSTTVHRIAKPFNPMLGETFELDRLDDMGLRSLCEQVSHHPPSAAHYVFSKHGWSLWQEITIASKFRGKYLSIMPLGAIHLEFQASGNHYVWRKSTSTVHNIIVGKLWIDQTGDVEIVNHKTKDRCQLKFLPYSYFSKEVARKVTGVVSDSQGKAHYVLSGSWDEQMECAKIVQSSPSSPSSDGKQKTVYQTLPAKLLWKKHPLPDNAENMYYFSELALTLNENEEGVAPTDSRLRPDQRLMEKGHWDEANTEKQRLEEKQRANRRRRLEACSRGCGVDEEKEAEVYVPLWFEKKLDPLTGEMACVYKGGYWEAKERQDWHMCPNIF from the exons ATGGAAGATGCCGCGTCCTTCATCACCGTGACCACTGAGCCCAGCGAGGACGG AAAAGCTGAGGCAGGGACTGCAGGCTCCGTGGAATGGACCGCAGACAAC GTGCTGGATGGCGCCTCGCCTGTGCCCCAGGGGCCCCCCAAAGTCAAGAGGCGTGTCCGCATCCCTGACAAGCCCAACTACAGCCTTAATCTCTGGAGCATCATGAAGAACTGCATCGGCCGGGAGCTCTCCAAAATCCCCATGCCG GTGAACTTCAACGAGCCCCTGTCCATGCTCCAGCGGCTGACGGAGGACCTGGAGTACCACCGCCTGCTGGACGCGGCAGCGCGCTGCGGCAGCGCAGTGGAGCAGATGTGCCTGGTGGCCGCCTTCTCCGTGTCTTCCTACTCCACCACCGTGCACCGCATCGCCAAGCCCTTCAACCCCATGCTGGGCGAGACCTTCGAGCTGGACCGTCTCGATGACATGGGCCTGCGCTCCCTCTGCGAGCAG GTGAGCCACCACCCACCGTCCGCCGCGCACTACGTGTTTTCCAAGCATGGCTGGAGCCTCTGGCAGGAGATCACCATCGCCAGCAAGTTCCGGGGGAAATACCTCTCCATCATGCCGCTAG GTGCTATCCACTTAGAATTCCAGGCCAGTGGGAATCACTACGTATGGAGGAAAAGCACCTCGACAGTGCATAACATCATCGTGGGCAAGCTCTGGATTGACCAG ACAGGGGACGTTGAGATCGTGAACCATAAGACAAAGGACCGGTGCCAGCTGAAGTTCCTGCCCTACagctatttctccaaagaggtGGCCCGGAAG GTGACTGGAGTGGTGAGTGACAGCCAGGGCAAGGCCCACTACGTGCTGTCCGGCTCCTGGGACGAGCAGATGGAGTGCGCCAAGATTGTGCAAAGCAGCCCCAGCAGCCCCAGCTCAGATGGGAAGCAGAAAACGGTCTACCAGACGCTGCCGGCCAAGCTGCTGTGGAAGAAGCACCCGCTGCC GGACAACGCGGAGAACATGTACTACTTCTCCGAACTGGCCCTGACCCTCAATGAGAACGAGGAGGGCGTGGCGCCCACAGACAGCCGGCTGCGGCCGGACCAGCGGCTCATGGAGAAGGGCCACTGGGACGAGGCCAACACGGAGAAGCAGCGGCTGGAGGAGAAGCAGCGCGCCAACCGGCGCCGGCGGCTGGAGGCCTGCTCCCGGGGCTGCGGGGTGGATGAAG AGAAGGAGGCCGAAGTGTATGTGCCACTGTGGTTCGAGAAGAAGCTGGATCCGCTCACCGGGGAGATGGCCTGCGTGTACAAGGGGGGCTACTGGGAGGCCAAGGAGAGGCAGGACTGGCACATGTGCCCCAACATCTTCTGA